In Methylomonas sp. MK1, the genomic stretch GTGGACAGTTCGACGCTGCGCAATTTGGGCGGACTGGCTTTGCCGCCGGACGCGACGCTGCGGGCGTAGCCGACCAATAAGTCGATGGCGCGGGTTAAGCGCCAGTTGAACACCGCGCCGAATAGCAAAGCGCCGCCGAACAGCCAGAAGGCACCGCGCTGCACGGCGGTTTTGCTGGCCTCTACAATGGGTTGCAGCAGGGCGGTGGGGTAGGCGACGGTGACCACGCCTACCAACTTTTCGCCGTCGCGCACCGGCGCGGCGACATGCATGGTCGAGCTGGTTTTATCGCCAGGACTGGCTTGCGTGGAACGGGCGCCGTATTGGCCTTGCAGGGTTAGATAGACGTCGTTCCAGCGCGAGTAGTTTTCGCCGACTGCCGTACCTGCTGAGTCGAATCGGACGATGCCGGTCGCGTCGGTAACGTAAACCCGGTAATCCAGGGATTGTTTGGGAAAACCGAAGATGGTCGCTGACACCGGCCGCTTGCTGTAACGCTTGACCGCCTGGGCGAAATGGCCGTCGGCGATGTTACCCTGCAACAAGTCTGGCGCGGCCAGTTCGGCCAGCAGGTTGGCGGTATCCACCAAGCTGGCTTCCAGCGCGGTGCGCACGCCGGGGCCGATCTGTTTTACCACCAGCAACAACACCAGTTGCCCGGTCACGGCCACCAGCAGGAAATAACCCAAGAACAGCCGTACCGATAACTTCATCGGCCTTGCAAGCTATAACCCAGGCCGCGATGCGTGCGTATCGGGTCCTGGTCGGCGGCGGCCAAGCGTAGTTTGGCGCGCAAGGTTTTGATATGGGTATCGACGGTGCGGTCGAAGACGTCGCCGGGGTCTTGCCAGATTCTTTCCAGCAGTTGTTCGCGGGAGAAAATCCGTTCCGGGTGTTCGATCAATAGTTTCAGCAACAAAAACTCGTAACGGGTTAAATCCAGCAACTGCCCGCAATAGCCGATGCGGCCGGCTTGGCTATCCAAATCAAACTGTGTGTCAGACGTCACTGCTGGCTTATTAGCGTCCGCTTTACCTAGCCGGCGCAGGATTACCCCAACTCTGGTCGCGACTTCGCGCGGGCTGAACGGCTTGGTGATATAGTCGTCGGCGCCGATTTCCAAACCGACGATGCGGTCGATTTCGTCGCTGTGCGCGGTTAGAAAAATCACCGGGATGTCAGAGAAACGGCGCAACTGTCGGCACAAGTCAAAGCCGTTGCCGTCCGGCAGACCGACATCGAGAATAGCCAGAGAGAACGAGTCGGTTTGCAGCCTGGACAACGCAGTTTGCAGCAAGCTGACGTGCTCGGTCTGATAACCGCTGCTGTTCAGAACGTAAATCAAGGTGTCGGCAATGGCCGGTTCGTCTTCGACGATTAAGATGCGTTTCGCGGCAGTCACGGCTTTAATAGGTCATGCAGGCCGCGCTCAATAAGCCCGCCGCCAGCGCAAAACCGGCCAGCACGATGGCCGGCCCCAGTTCGTCGTCGGCGATGCGTTTACACAGGTCGGCAAAGGCCAGCCTCAGGCCGACGAACACTAGTACCTGCAAAAATAAAGCAATGCCGGCCCAGATCAACATGTCGATGAACGACACGCTGTTGGCGACAGCTCCGGACAGCGCCAGCACAAAGCCCAGCAATGCGCCGCTAAACGCCACCGCCGGCGCGGTTTTGCCCTCGCGGATCAGTTTGAATTCGGCGTAGGGCGTAATCCACAGATAGCAGAAAGCAAACACGCAGGTCAGCGCTGCAGCGGCGACGAAGTGCAGAAAAAAGCCGTTGGCGCCGGCCAGGAGGTTAGAGAGTTCTAGCGATTCCATAGTCAATTCTCGACGAAATAATGCGGGATGAAGCGGCTATTGTTGCCGGTGATTTCGGTTTTGTCTTCACGGATGCCGATGCCGGCCGGTTGATCGGCGATGACCCAGGAGCCGATCACCGGAAAATTGCCGGCAAAGTTGGGCAGCGGCGTGTGCTTTTGATAAATGTAAGCAGCGCTGCCGTAACTGCCGCCGGTTTCGACGACGCCAGCGCCACGGCGAATCTGGATGTTGGCGCCTTCGCGGGAATACAGCGGCTTGCGCACATAATCGCCCAGCAGCGGTTGGTCGGCGAAACTGGCCGGCAGCAGATTGGGGTGGTCGGGGAACAGCTCCCATAAAATCGGCAAAATGCCTTTGTTGCTGAGCAGCAGCTTCCAGGGCGGTTCCAGCATAGCGGGCTGGGCTTGCGGCAGGTAGGGGCCAAACTCCTCGTGCAACAGCCATTCCCAGGGATAAAGCTTGAACAGCGCGCTGATAGGGTTGTTGCGCAGATCGACAAAGCGTTGCCCGCTGGCGTCCCAGCCGATTTGGTCGATTGCCAGGCGCTGTGTTTGCAGGCCGGCTTGCACGGCGGTATCGCGCAGATATTCTAGGTTACCGTTGTCCTCGTCGCTGGTTTCGACGCCGGCAAAATGCAGGCTGGGCTGGTGCTCCCGGTAATGTTGCCAAAAGCCGAGCAGTTTTTCGTGTATCGAATTAAATTGATCGGCGTCCGGATAGCATTCCCGCAACCAGAACCATTGCACCACAGCCGCTTCCAGCAGCGCGGTGGGCGTGTCGGCGTTGTATTCCAGCAATTTGGGCTGGCCGCTACCGTCCCAGGCCAGATCGAAGCGGCCGTAAACGCTGGGTTCGCGGCGCTCCCAAGAATCGACGATATAGGGCACGGCCCAATCCGGAATCAGCAGTTGCTTGAACAAATTGCGGTCGATGATGGCTTGGACGGCTTTTAGACACAATGCATGCAATTCGGCGGTGGCATCGTCGAGAATATCGATCTGGCTGGCCGTGAAGCGATAGCAGGCCGATTCGTCCCAGTAGGCTTCGTTGTCCAGGGTGTGATAAGTCATACCCACCGCTTCCACTCGCTGCTGCCAGTCGTTGCGGGGAGTTAGCGCTATACGTTGCATGTTTAGCCGCCGAACGAACTGTGCGATCCACCAAAGAAGCCGAAGCCGCCGCGTCTTGTCGAGCTATGGCTGTCCGAGCCGCCATTACCGCGATAACTGGAGCCGGAACCGCTGCCGTGGCTACCACTGCTTTTACATTCGACCGGGTTGCCCATGTCGTCAACGCAATCTTGTTGGCGTATCCGAAAATCGTTCGGGTTGCCGGCATAGCTGGCTAGCGATAAGCCGCCCAATAAAGCCAAGGACACCTGCATGGAACGGCGGGGAACTGTTACTTGGACCGACTGGGCTTCCGGTGCGGCTTGCAATATGCTTTCCCAGGTGGATAGCCGGGGATAAAAGTCGTAGTAATAAATCGCACCTATCAACAGCATTAGATAAAAATCCAGTCTGTTACCGCACAGCAGAAACAGCGGCAAGCCCAACCAGGCCACGCCATTGGCGATCAATGCGGAACGGAAAGCCTGTTGCTGGGCTTGTGCAACGCGTAAGGAATAGTTAGGCACATTGACGGGCGGCTTGGTCAGCGTTTGCAATAGCGGATACGCCGCCAAGGCCACGGCAACAAACAATAAGCGCACCGGCCACGCCGGCAACTGGGCCGCGTAACCGGCAAAAACCGGATATTGCCAGTACAGCATGGTTGCATAAATCACATACACCAACAGGTATACGCCGGTAAGCACTGCCATGAAGCGGAAAGACGATACCGCTTTATCGAATTCTACACAGACGGCGCTGTTGCTGCTCAATGGGCGGCTGGAAAAGCTGCCCAGCCGATAGATGTTGCGGCGATAAGAATCCAGCCAAAGTCTCAGTTCCGGCGACAAAAAATTGCCTGCTACTTGAATCGACTCCCGGGTGTTTTTGTTGGAGCCATGAAAAAATCGCCAGGATTTTGCGCTACCCTGCTCTTGGCTATCGGCAACCAGCAAAGCATGGGTGGGAATGGTAGTTTCGCCTAGCCAACTGCGCTTGACGATTTTATCTGGATAAAGCGTAATCGATATTGTCGACATGGTGCCAAGAATCACCCAAGCCCAATAAGCCCCTAACAAAATAAAACTAACTTCGAGGATGAAAAAATGGCTCAAAAACCCGGCCCAGGCCATCAGCAAGGCTAGCGCCAATCCGAATAGAGCAAGGAGTTTTTTCCATACACTGTAAGTAAGAACCAGTCTTTTATTTAGCGACGACGATGGCATAGGCTAGGCTACATAGGGCTATGAGGTTGGAATTGGTTGCGGGGTAATCGTCGGCGAAGCATAGCCGCTACTTGGTGTTTTTGCTGAAAATAGGGGATGGGGGCGCGGATGTCGATATTGGCTGGATCGCCGTTGAGCGGTGTATTTTAGATTTGCCTTTTCCTGTTTTGGTGCGTTGGCAATCCGTTTTGGTGCGAAACCTGGGTTTGGCTTGCTTGGATTCGCAGCCTAGAGCTTGCCGTCGCTGGATTCGGATGGCTGGCACAATCCGTGCTGCAAGTTACGCGGTGCAATGGCGCACCCTCGGTTCCCTTCAACAACGGCGTTGAAACGTTGCTGGTTTTATACCCGCTG encodes the following:
- the creB gene encoding two-component system response regulator CreB, with product MTAAKRILIVEDEPAIADTLIYVLNSSGYQTEHVSLLQTALSRLQTDSFSLAILDVGLPDGNGFDLCRQLRRFSDIPVIFLTAHSDEIDRIVGLEIGADDYITKPFSPREVATRVGVILRRLGKADANKPAVTSDTQFDLDSQAGRIGYCGQLLDLTRYEFLLLKLLIEHPERIFSREQLLERIWQDPGDVFDRTVDTHIKTLRAKLRLAAADQDPIRTHRGLGYSLQGR
- a CDS encoding DUF350 domain-containing protein, giving the protein MESLELSNLLAGANGFFLHFVAAAALTCVFAFCYLWITPYAEFKLIREGKTAPAVAFSGALLGFVLALSGAVANSVSFIDMLIWAGIALFLQVLVFVGLRLAFADLCKRIADDELGPAIVLAGFALAAGLLSAACMTY
- a CDS encoding glutathionylspermidine synthase family protein codes for the protein MQRIALTPRNDWQQRVEAVGMTYHTLDNEAYWDESACYRFTASQIDILDDATAELHALCLKAVQAIIDRNLFKQLLIPDWAVPYIVDSWERREPSVYGRFDLAWDGSGQPKLLEYNADTPTALLEAAVVQWFWLRECYPDADQFNSIHEKLLGFWQHYREHQPSLHFAGVETSDEDNGNLEYLRDTAVQAGLQTQRLAIDQIGWDASGQRFVDLRNNPISALFKLYPWEWLLHEEFGPYLPQAQPAMLEPPWKLLLSNKGILPILWELFPDHPNLLPASFADQPLLGDYVRKPLYSREGANIQIRRGAGVVETGGSYGSAAYIYQKHTPLPNFAGNFPVIGSWVIADQPAGIGIREDKTEITGNNSRFIPHYFVEN